In the Hordeum vulgare subsp. vulgare chromosome 7H, MorexV3_pseudomolecules_assembly, whole genome shotgun sequence genome, one interval contains:
- the LOC123411344 gene encoding proline-rich transmembrane protein 1-like, giving the protein MTSYVPTHIYADGRAREMDYGYAVPDRQMGCFPLGRMISKVIKKCNGRRGRTRQEHLDYAMAHPHAQTHYVRPDARTITCTTTSNPPSSHAIPAQQPPVHGPYGPAAGAPPRAGGKPRKRKKSKSKSKHVQFNTPGQGPGPPPNAADAYQHQHAPPAGTSGGAAYGDQHQQHAAASHAYAPAPQGHGYGHGYGRYAPSPLTRWEMLGPAGTPRRHEYFSGEYRWYYPTPVREGIYSMATDANRLTAIFSEENPNACTIV; this is encoded by the exons ATGACTTCATATGTGCCTACACATATATACGCAGAtgggagagcgagagagatggATTACGGTTACGCGGTTCCTGATAGGCAAATGGGATGCTTTCCCTTGGGCAGGATGATatccaaagtcatcaagaaatgcaACG GGCGGAGAGGACGCACGAGGCAGGAGCATCTGGACTATGCCATGGCGCACCCTCACGCTCAAACACACTACGTGCGTCCAGACGCACGCACGATCACCtgcaccaccaccagcaacccTCCCAGTTCCCACGCGATCCCGGCGCAGCAACCGCCAGTCCACGGCCCGTACGGCCCTGCCGCCGGCGCGCCGCCTCGGGCAGGCGGCAAGCCTCGCAAGCGCAAGAAGTCCAAGTCCAAGTCCAAGCACGTCCAGTTCAACACGCCGGGGCAGGGGCCGGGTCCACCGCCGAACGCTGCCGATGCGTACCAGCATCAGCATGCACCGCCGGCAGGGACGAGCGGTGGCGCGGCGTACGGCGACCAGCACCAGCAGCACGCGGCGGCCTCCCACGCGTACGCCCCTGCACCGCAGGGGCACGGGTACGGTCACGGATACGGCAGGTACGCGCCGTCGCCGCTGACGCGGTGGGAGATGCTCGGCCCCGCGGGCACGCCGAGGCGGCACGAGTACTTCTCCGGCGAGTACCGGTGGTACTACCCCACCCCAGTGCGCGAGGGCATCTACAGCATGGCCACGGACGCCAACCGGCTCACGGCCATCTTCAGCGAGGAGAATCCCAACGCTTGCACCATAGTCTGA